The following proteins are co-located in the Primulina huaijiensis isolate GDHJ02 unplaced genomic scaffold, ASM1229523v2 scaffold31995_ERROPOS86906+, whole genome shotgun sequence genome:
- the LOC140967970 gene encoding protein LATERAL ROOT PRIMORDIUM 1-like — MWSSVASTRHINCGLPPEFFFVAPASSFQHHHPDASAAAAATTINFDPHPFSASSAIGVGVGVGVIPLLTATPCLAQQNIGSDGSANDDVLNIARSRSSGGMQLWQHQQSQNSSAYSSKKPLILDHTSLLQSGTGRIATCGIGGSSSSLGTTTCQDCGNQAKKDCIHRRCRTCCKSRGYDCVTHVRSTWVSASRRRERQIARENIPAAGSLQSTSGTKKPRLGGTSQTTTTASHTSTSNTTPPRSFDTSSSHQDASYRDSLPGQVHAPAVFKCVRVTSLDDGEDEYAYQAVVKIEGHVFKGFLYDQGIEGRDGTFPNISELHLGGGGGSIAGRGGASSTQPVLHPTDNLTSPAGGFLGGTSYGNPMN; from the exons ATGTGGTCTTCAGTGGCTTCCACTAGGCACATAAACTGCGGCCTACCACCGgaatttttctttgttgctCCGGCGTCTTCTTTCCAGCATCACCACCCAGATGCTTCCGCCGCCGCTGCAGCCACTACAATTAACTTCGACCCTCATCCATTTAGTGCCTCCAGTGCTATAGGCGTTGGAGTTGGTGTGGGCGTGATCCCCCTCCTCACTGCCACCCCATGTTTAGCTCAGCAAAATATTGGCAGCGATGGTTCGGCAAATGACGACGTGTTAAACATTGCCCGCAGCCGTAGCAGCGGCGGGATGCAATTATGGCAACACCAGCAGAGCCAGAACTCTTCTGCATATAGCTCGAAGAAACCCTTGATTCTTGATCATACAAGTTTGCTTCAAAGTGGAACTGGCCGAATCGCCACCTGTGGAATTGGAGGGTCATCGTCTTCCTTGGGAACCACAACTTGTCAAGACTGTGGAAACCAGGCCAAAAAAGACTGTATCCACAGGAGATGTAGAACTTGTTGTAAAAGTAGAGGCTATGATTGTGTCACCCACGTAAGAAGCACCTGGGTTTCTGCTTCCCGCCGCCGCGAGCGGCAGATCGCTAGAGAAAACATCCCTGCAGCCGGATCTTTGCAATCGACTTCCGGTACCAAGAAACCTAGGCTAGGCGGCACTTCTCAAACCACCACTACTGCTTCCCATACTTCAACTTCGAACACCACTCCACCAAGAAGCTTCGATACCAGTTCTAGCCACCAAG ATGCATCTTATAGAGATTCATTACCGGGCCAAGTGCATGCTCCCGCAGTTTTTAAGTGTGTAAGAGTAACTTCACTCGATGATGGAGAAGACGAGTATGCATACCAAGCCGTTGTAAAAATAGAAGGCCATGTATTCAAAGGCTTCCTCTACGATCAAGGGATAGAAGGAAGAGATGGAACATTTCCCAACATATCTGAATTACATCTAGGGGGAGGCGGAGGCAGCATCGCCGGAAGAGGCGGCGCTTCCTCTACCCAACCGGTTCTTCATCCAACGGACAATCTCACATCCCCCGCTGGTGGCTTTCTTGGAGGAACTAGTTATGGTAACCCAAtgaactaa